The following are encoded in a window of Manihot esculenta cultivar AM560-2 chromosome 8, M.esculenta_v8, whole genome shotgun sequence genomic DNA:
- the LOC110620661 gene encoding protein trichome birefringence-like 3 gives MSLAPSPSAAMKPPRGKLPISIITIVICGFAFVALLYADTSRSFFKLKSCPRRHGAKKSRENTKSFELDDRFEFDPEECTVNTGKWVFNKSLEPFYTDRSCPYLDKQVSCVMNGRRDSDYRHWEWQPDDCTLPRFNPELALKKLRGKRLMFVGDSLQRGQWQSFVCLVEWLIPEDKKSLKRGRFLSVFRAKEYDATIEFYWAPFLVESNTDQPILGDPKKRIIKVDSIEKHAKNWRGVDILVFNTYVWWMSGLRLKTLWGSFANGQEGYEELDTPVAYKIGFKTWANWVDSNINPNKTRVFFTTMSPTHTRSQDWNNTKGIKCFNETKPVTKKRYWGSGSDKKMMSVVASVVGKMKVPVTVLNITQLSEYRIDAHTSVYTETGGKMLTDEQKADPLHHADCIHWCLPGVPDTWNQMFLAYL, from the exons ATGAGCTTAGCTCCCTCTCCATCTGCTGCAATGAAACCTCCAAGAGGAAAGCTGCCAATTTCTATTATCACTATTGTTATTTGTGGTTTTGCTTTTGTTGCTCTCTTGTATGCTGACACTTCCAGGTCTTTTTTTAAGCTTAAATCTTGTCCTAGGAGACATGGTGCTAAAAAGTCAA GGGAAAATACTAAAAGCTTCGAACTGGATGATAGATTCGAGTTCGACCCAGAAGAGTGCACAGTTAATACTGGAAAGTGGGTGTTTAACAAATCACTCGAGCCTTTTTACACAGACAGAAGCTGTCCCTATTTAGATAAACAAGTTTCTTGTGTCATGAACGGACGGCGAGATTCCGATTACCGGCACTGGGAATGGCAGCCTGACGACTGTACATTGCCAAG ATTTAATCCGGAACTTGCACTTAAGAAACTGAGAGGGAAGAGGCTGATGTTCGTCGGCGATTCACTGCAAAGAGGCCAATGGCAATCATTCGTCTGTCTGGTGGAATGGCTTATACCTGAAGATAAGAAGTCGTTGAAACGGGGTCGTTTTCTGTCTGTCTTCAGAGCCAAG GAATATGATGCCACCATTGAATTCTACTGGGCACCTTTTCTTGTTGAGTCGAATACTGATCAACCCATTTTAGGAGATCCaaagaaaagaataattaaagttGATTCAATTGAAAAGCATGCTAAAAACTGGAGAGGAGTTGATATTCTCGTATTCAATACTTATGTTTGGTGGATGAGTGGTCTTAGACTCAAAACACT ATGGGGTTCATTTGCAAATGGGCAAGAAGGTTATGAAGAATTGGATACACCAGTTGCTTATAAAATTGGTTTCAAGACATGGGCTAACTGGGTTGACTCAAATATTAATCCCAACAAGACTCGTGTCTTCTTTACCACCATGTCACCTACACACACAag AAGCCAAGACTGGAACAATACAAAAGGGATAAAATGCTTCAACGAAACAAAGCCAGTAACGAAGAAGAGATACTGGGGAAGTGGTTCAGACAAGAAAATGATGAGTGTGGTGGCAAGTGTAGTAGGGAAAATGAAAGTTCCAGTTACTGTCCTAAACATTACACAGTTATCAGAGTACCGAATCGATGCTCACACATCAGTATACACAGAGACAGGAGGGAAAATGTTGACAGATGAACAAAAGGCCGATCCTTTACACCATGCAGATTGCATACATTGGTGCTTGCCAGGAGTTCCTGATACTTGGAATCAAATGTTTCTTGCATATTTGTAG
- the LOC110619930 gene encoding uncharacterized protein LOC110619930, producing MAGGNFMHRVISYVVNELVVNGLANSPAFQRFAVRTSRKIEDISNIAEKKKQELAEQVKDIAKNMESFKNQR from the exons ATGGCGGGTGGAAATTTCATGCACAGAGTGATATCTTATGTCGTTAATGAGCTTGTCGTCAATGGTCTCGCTAACAG CCCTGCATTTCAGAGGTTCGCTGTGAGAACTTCTAGGAAGATTGAGGATATTTCAAACATTG CTGAGAAAAAAAAGCAAGAACTTGCTGAGCAGGTGAAAGATATCGCCAAGAACATGGAG TCCTTCAAGAACCAGAGATGA